The genome window ATATTATTTTAAACAAACAAAGCAAGGACTCGTTAAAGTCCCTGCACTTTTTATCAATATTATAACTTAAACAGTAAATCAGTATAAGTTGGGAAATTCCAGTATTCCTTATCAATAATTTTTTCCAAATTATCACAAGGTACTCTTAATGCTTCCAGTCCTGTTACTAATTTTTCTTTTGCTAAATCTGTCTGTTTTCCTAAATCTTTTTCATTTCTTACTCTGTTAATTTCTTTTTCAAGTGATTTTACTTCTTTTCTTAAAGTTGTAATATTTTTAAGCACATCTTTTAATATTTCTTCCTGCTCTTTTACAAACGCTTTTCCATATTTTGAATTTTTTTCAATATGATCAGCTAATAAATTGGCATATTTTAATCCAGATGGCAAAATGTTTTTATTTGCAATATCAATCAATGTTCTTGATTCTATGCTTAATTGCGTTACATATCTATCTGCATAGGCATTGTATCTTGCGATAGATTCCTGTTCAGAAAGCATTCCAATTTCCTGAGTTAATTCAAGGACATCTTTATCTATCATTTTTCTAAGTGCTGTATTTGAAGCTACTTCGTTTGTAAGTCCACGTTTTTTAGCTTCTTTTGCCCATTCTTCACTATATCCATTTCCATTGAAAATTATTCTATGATGTTTTTTATAGGCATTTGCAATAATTTCATTTGCCACTTTTTGCAGAGATTTCTCAGTTGCTTTTTCAAGTTTATCTGCATATTCAGACAGAACTTTTCCTACCATAGCATTTATTACAGCCGCAGAAGTTGCAGGTGTAGAGCTTGACCCTGGCATTCTAAATTCAAATTTATTTCCAGTAAATGCAAATGGCGAAGTTCTATTTCTATCTCCAGCATCCATGCTAAATGCAGGCAACACATCAACTGACAAGTTTACTTTTGATGATTCTGACACAGGTGCATCTTTTTTATATGCAATATTATTCAAAACCGTTGTCAATTCATCTCCTAAGAATACTGAAATAATTGCAGGTGGCGCTTCGTGTCCACCAAGTCTATGATCATTTGTCGCAGTTGCAGTCGCATATCTTAACATTGGATAATATCTGTCAACAGCTTCAATTACTGCAGCCACAAAGATTAAAAATTGCGTATTTGATTTCATATCTTTTCCAGGACTGAAAAGATTTTTACCGTCATCAGTTCCTAGTGACCAGTTATTATGTTTCCCTGAACCGTTTACTCCTGCAAATGGCTTTTCGTGAAGCAATGCTACCAAATTGTGTCTTAATGCTGTTTTTTCAATAGTTTCCATTATTATCTGATTCTGATCTGATGCCAAGTTTGCTACTGAAAATAGTGGTGCTACTTCAAACTGGTTTGGAGCAACTTCATTATGTCTTGTTTTTGACGGAATCCCTAATTTCCAAAGTTCAACATCAACATCACTCATAAAGTTTATTACTTTTTCCTTGATTTTTCCGTAATAGTGGTCACTTAGTTCCTGCCCTTTAGGTGCAGATGCTCCAAATAATGTTCTTCCTGTAAGCAATAAGTCATCTCTTGCTTCAAACATATCTTTTTTTACAAGAAAATACTCCTGCTCCACTCCTAAAGTGTTAAATACGTGATTAGCCGTAGTATTTCCCAAAGCTCGTAAAACTCTTAATGCTTGTTCACTTATATATTTCATTGTTCTTAATAAAGGTACCTTTTTGTCCAACGCTTCACCAGTAAATGAAATAAAGGCTGTAGGAATATACAACGTAACTCCATTTTTATTTTCTCTTATAAATGGGTACGAACTTGTATCCCAAATTGTGTAACCTCTTGCCTCAAATGTGCTACGAAGCCCTCCGTTTGGAAATGAAGATGCATCAGATTCACCTTTTATCAAATTATTTCCAGAAAATTTGTAAATAACTTCCTCATTTTCAACAGGTTCCAAAAATGAATCATGCTTCTCTGCTGTCAAGTCATTTAATGGCTGAAACCAGTGACAGAAGTGAGTAGCTCCTCTTTTAGTTGCCCAGTCCTTAATTGCATTTGCAATAACTTCAGCAGTTTCCTTCGACAATTCAGTTTCACCTAGTTGCGACGCCTTAAACTCTTTAAAAACGGCTTTGGAAACTCTTTTTTTCAAATTACTGTCTCTAAAAACGTTTTCTCCAAAGCTTTTCATAGCGTTTTCCATAAAATTTAACCTCTTTTCTGTATCAATTTCTTATGGAACAGTGCTTTTCCACTCTCCATTTTTCTAACTATGTTTTATTATACAATGTGAGAAAATATAAGTCAAACAAAAATTTTTTCATTTCTTATTTCTTTATACATAAAAAATATATAGTAATTCCATTAAAAAAAGGTTGAATTATATCTACAATTAATTCTTTGATTCTTAAATATTACTTCTATTTATACGTATATTGAGATACTCACAAAAAAGTATGTTATTCATATCAAACGAAATAAATGCTAAAATATCAATTAACAGGCAATAAGGAGAAAAAATAAAGATGAAAGATTTAACAAAAGGAAACGAATTAAAAACTATAATTTATTTTTCTTTACCAATTTTAATAGGAAATTTATTTCAGCAGATTTACAATATTTCAGACACAATCATTGTGGGAAATTTTTTAGGAAAGGAAAGCCTTGCAGCTGTAGGCTCAAGTTATCAGATTAATGTACTTATAATAGCTATTTCGATAGGAATTTCATTAGGGACAAGCATTCTAATTTCTCAATATTTTGGTGCAAAAGATATGGAAAATTTGAAAATCACGGCAAACACAGGGTTTATTTTTTCCATAGTTTCATCTCTTATTGTTACAACATTAGGTTTTTTACTGTCAAACAATATTTTAATTTTAATTAATGTCCCGCAAAAATTATTAATGGAGGCAAATATCTACTTAAAAATTATTTTTATTGGAGTTGTTCCAACTTTTGGCTACAATTCTCTTACAAACACGCTAAAAGGCATAGGCGATTCAAAAACGCCGACTTACATCTTAATTACCGCAGTGATTTTAAATATTATCCTAGATATATTTTTTGTAGCAGTACTAAACTCTGGAGTTGCAGGGGCTGCAATTGCAACTGTTATTTCACAGTTTATTTCCTTTTTTCTTTGCTTACTTTACATAAAATTTAAATATCCGAATTTAATTTTTCAAAAACATTATTTCAACTTAAATTTTAATATTTTAAAAGAAATACTGATTATTGGAATGCCAGCAATGTTACAGCAAGTTTTAATCAGCCTAGGATTTATTGTTATTCAAATTCTTGTAAATGGATTTGGAACAGACTGTATTGCAGCTTTTATTTCTGCTTCCAGAATTGACTCCTTTGCAGAATTGCCATCCATAAATTTAGGACAGGCGTTGATGACTTTTACAGCCCAAAATTATGGAGCCAAAAAAATGGATAGAATAATTAAAGGTGGAAAAGATAGCCTAATTTTAGGAATCACATTTTCCATCATAATCTCAATTATTATTTTTATTTTTCCAGCATTCTTTATTTCAATATTTAACCGAAATCCCGAAGTGATTTTTATAGGAAATCAATATTTACGTATAATTTCAGCATTTTACGTAATTTTCTGCACAATGCAAATACTAAATGGATTACTACTAGGCTATGGAAAATCCTTAGTTCCATTAATAGCCTCCATTACTTCATTTTGTATGTTTCAAGTGCCTCTAGCCACTTTACTTTCAAAAACATCGTTAGGCTACAACGGAATTTGGATTGCCGCACCGATAGGATGGACAGGAGGACTGCTAATTCGAGTATGGTATTTTATAAAAATTTCTAAAAAAATATAGAAAAAACAAAAGAATTATAGTAAAATCAAGATTATTTGGTGTTTTTTAAAATTTCAAATAATTTCATTGAAAGGAAAACTTATATGGAAGAAAAAATTTACACTTGTCCACTGGAACTAACTCAAAAAATATTATCAAAAAAATGGACAGTCATTATATTATGGCTTTTAAGACACGGAAAAGTCAGAACAAAAGATTTCAAAAATCAAATAAAAGGCAGCAACGAAAAAATGATTATCGAGCACCTGAACTATTTAATTGAAGAAAAACTTATTGAAAAAAAGGAATACGATGTTTATCCCAAAAAGACAGAATATGTTCTTACAGAAAAAGGAAAAGATTTGTTACCTATTTTGGAACTTATGCAAAGTTATGGAAAAAAATATTATGCCAAACGGAATTTGATTGTATACAAAAAAGATGATAAATAATTAGTTGTTTAGGCCATTTAATATCATCTTTTTCTATAAATTTTATTTATGAAATATACTCCAAATCTTTGAATATTTTTATGCGCTTTTTTTATTTAATAATTCCTTTATAATCTTATTTTTATAAATAAAATTATATTCATATTGTATATTTACTTTATTTTCCCATCTTTATATATTTTTCTCTTTTTATTTTTATAAGTTTCTTTTCTATCTGAAATTTCTATAATTAATATTAGTAAAACATCATCCTTTATTTCAGCCACGATTCTATAAGAGCCTACCCTGTATCTCCATAATCCTTTTAAATTTCCAGTTAATGCCTTTCCTCTTTGCTTTGGATTTTGTGTACCTATTAAATTTTCTAAAATCCATTTTTTTATAAGTTTAGCAATAGCTTTATTTGTTTTACTTAATTTTTTTAAATCCTTTTCTGCCGATTCAGTAAACTTAACTTCATAAATTTGATTTTCCATTATAGTTCTAACCTTTTAAAAACCTCTTCAGCAGAATCAGTTTTTTCAGATTTTGCATTTTCCCATCTTTTTAATATTCTTTTTTCATCTTCTTCAGTTATTTCATCATATATTTTATCTAAAATCAAATTACGGACAAAAGAAGACATATTAAGATGATTTATATTTGCATACTCTTTCAGGAATTCTAAATCCTCTTTTTCTATTCTCAATGACAATGTTGGCATTTCTATTCCTCCAATTGTAATATTTGTATTACAATTATATCAATTTTTATTCTATTTGTCAATATATAAAAAATATGTTAAAATACTAACAAAACAAAACTATCAAAGGAGTTTATTACCTATGAAAAAACTACTAATTTTTCTACTACTATCATTATCAATCCAGCTATTCTCAGCCAATTATAAAGTTGTCCTAAAGAAAGGGATTACTTTATCACAGCAGGAAATTACAAAAAATAACAGTGAAATTGAGATTGCAGCTAAAAGGGATTATGATTCAATTAAACGAGCAGTATCAGTTGGGATGAAATCTATGATTTCCAGAATGATGGATGAACAAATTCAATTACCCGCAATAAGTCAAAAAAATTCTCTTAAATTTCAGAAAAAAATGAACGAATTATATAATGACATGTTCGATTATATAATGAATAAAAACAAAATTGACGTTGAAAAAATAAGATATGTTACAAATGATATTGTCGAAGTAACATTAAATATAAAAACGCCAGATATCACAACAAGTTTACAAAAATATTCAGAATTAATGAACAGCAACTTTCTAAACGAAAAAGAAATGAAAAATCTAGATAATTTCTCAGAAGACGAAATCTTTGATAAAATAATAACAAAAATGTTTAGCTCAATGAAACAAGCCTTCCAAAGAATCG of Leptotrichia hongkongensis contains these proteins:
- a CDS encoding glutamine synthetase III family protein; the encoded protein is MENAMKSFGENVFRDSNLKKRVSKAVFKEFKASQLGETELSKETAEVIANAIKDWATKRGATHFCHWFQPLNDLTAEKHDSFLEPVENEEVIYKFSGNNLIKGESDASSFPNGGLRSTFEARGYTIWDTSSYPFIRENKNGVTLYIPTAFISFTGEALDKKVPLLRTMKYISEQALRVLRALGNTTANHVFNTLGVEQEYFLVKKDMFEARDDLLLTGRTLFGASAPKGQELSDHYYGKIKEKVINFMSDVDVELWKLGIPSKTRHNEVAPNQFEVAPLFSVANLASDQNQIIMETIEKTALRHNLVALLHEKPFAGVNGSGKHNNWSLGTDDGKNLFSPGKDMKSNTQFLIFVAAVIEAVDRYYPMLRYATATATNDHRLGGHEAPPAIISVFLGDELTTVLNNIAYKKDAPVSESSKVNLSVDVLPAFSMDAGDRNRTSPFAFTGNKFEFRMPGSSSTPATSAAVINAMVGKVLSEYADKLEKATEKSLQKVANEIIANAYKKHHRIIFNGNGYSEEWAKEAKKRGLTNEVASNTALRKMIDKDVLELTQEIGMLSEQESIARYNAYADRYVTQLSIESRTLIDIANKNILPSGLKYANLLADHIEKNSKYGKAFVKEQEEILKDVLKNITTLRKEVKSLEKEINRVRNEKDLGKQTDLAKEKLVTGLEALRVPCDNLEKIIDKEYWNFPTYTDLLFKL
- a CDS encoding MATE family efflux transporter, which gives rise to MKDLTKGNELKTIIYFSLPILIGNLFQQIYNISDTIIVGNFLGKESLAAVGSSYQINVLIIAISIGISLGTSILISQYFGAKDMENLKITANTGFIFSIVSSLIVTTLGFLLSNNILILINVPQKLLMEANIYLKIIFIGVVPTFGYNSLTNTLKGIGDSKTPTYILITAVILNIILDIFFVAVLNSGVAGAAIATVISQFISFFLCLLYIKFKYPNLIFQKHYFNLNFNILKEILIIGMPAMLQQVLISLGFIVIQILVNGFGTDCIAAFISASRIDSFAELPSINLGQALMTFTAQNYGAKKMDRIIKGGKDSLILGITFSIIISIIIFIFPAFFISIFNRNPEVIFIGNQYLRIISAFYVIFCTMQILNGLLLGYGKSLVPLIASITSFCMFQVPLATLLSKTSLGYNGIWIAAPIGWTGGLLIRVWYFIKISKKI
- a CDS encoding winged helix-turn-helix transcriptional regulator — its product is MEEKIYTCPLELTQKILSKKWTVIILWLLRHGKVRTKDFKNQIKGSNEKMIIEHLNYLIEEKLIEKKEYDVYPKKTEYVLTEKGKDLLPILELMQSYGKKYYAKRNLIVYKKDDK
- a CDS encoding type II toxin-antitoxin system RelE family toxin codes for the protein MENQIYEVKFTESAEKDLKKLSKTNKAIAKLIKKWILENLIGTQNPKQRGKALTGNLKGLWRYRVGSYRIVAEIKDDVLLILIIEISDRKETYKNKKRKIYKDGKIK
- a CDS encoding DUF6290 family protein, whose translation is MPTLSLRIEKEDLEFLKEYANINHLNMSSFVRNLILDKIYDEITEEDEKRILKRWENAKSEKTDSAEEVFKRLEL